The Halobacterium hubeiense genome contains the following window.
GGTGTATCACCGGCGTCTCTCGGGCGTTGCCGTACGGCTGGTAGACGACGACGTCGCCGAGGCCGCCGAACTGCCGGTAGCCGTGGTCGGTGGCGTCTTGGTGGGTGACGACGCCGGTGTCGCCAGTGGCGTACTCGGGGGCGAACCGTTGTTCTTCCATCACGAACACGAGGTCGCCGCGCTCCATGTTCGGCTGCATGCTGCCGCTCTCGACGGCGACCAGCGGCGGCCAGACGCCGCTGACCGAGAACAACAGTAGGCCGACCATGGCGACGGTGAGGGCGCTGCTGGCGGCCTCGCGGACGAACATCACGGCACCGTGGTCGGTGCGGAGGAACCAGACGAGCGCGGCCCGCGGGCCGCCGCGGGGGTCGGGCACGTCGTCGCCGTTGGTCATCTACTGGGAGTTCGCCGCTCCCGCGTTTCAACTTTCCCCTCGCGGACCGCCACCCTTTTGCTCGCGCTCGCCGTGCTGACGTGGTGTGCCACGAGAACCCCCGGTCCGGGTCGTCCGCGAACTCACCAGCCGGGGGTACAACGCGGAACGCGAGGCCGTGACGCTGCTCGCGGGCGCCAGCGACCCCGCGGCCGCCGTCGAGCGCGCGGTCGACGCCGCGCCCGACGACGCGCTGACGCTGACCACCGACCACGTCCGCGAGGTGGTCGATGACGCGACGCCGAACGCCTCGGACAGCGAGGCCGACGCGTCGGGCGGCGACGCGCCGACCGCTCCGACCGAAACTGCCGCGGCCGCTACCGCCACGCAGTCCGCCGACCCCGGGCCGGAAGCGCCCACCGACGAGACGGCTTCCGCCACCGCTTCGACTGGAGCCACAGACGACGATATCCAGCCGACAGAGAGCACTACTCCAGTTGAAACGAAGGGGGTAAGCGAGGGGCAGAACGCGGCGGGGCGGCGGGACGGCCGCGACGCCCGCGACGACAGCCAGCGCAGCGTCGAAATCGACGGCGACATCACCGGCGAATCGACGGGGACCGGCGAGTACGCGGACTTCGTCGCGACGTTCCGCGACCGCTACGACCGCCTCTCGAAGAAACTCCGCGGCCGCGTCAACCACCGGCCGACGGACGCGCTCGACTCGATGCCCGGCGGCAGCGAGGCCGCGGTCGTCGGTATGGTCAACGACGTCCGCTCGACCGCCAGCGGCCATTGGCTCGTCGAGGTCGAGGACACGAACGGCGTCTTCCCGACGCTCGTGATGAAAGACCGCGACATCGCCGACCACGTCGACGAACTCCTCACGGACGAGGTCATCGCCGTCGAAGGGACGATTTCGGACGACGGCGGCATCCTGTTCGCGGACGAACTCCACTTCCCGGACATTCCCCGCACCCACAGCGCATCGACCGCGGACCGACACGTGCAGGCCGCGCTCGTCTCCGACGTCCACGTCGGCAGCCAGGAGTTCGCCGCGGACGCGTGGCAGGCGTTCGCCGACTGGCTCCACACCGAGGAGGCCGACCCCGTCGAGTACCTCCTCATCGCGGGCGACATGGTCGAGGGCGTCGGCGTCTACCCCGACCAGGACGAGGAACTGGACATCGTCGACATCTACGAGCAGTACGAGACGTTCGCGGAGCACCTCAAAGACGTCCCCGGGGACATGGAGATCGTGATGATTCCTGGCAACCACGACGCCGTCCGCCTCGCGGAACCCCAGCCCGCCTTCGACGAGGAGCTGCGCTCGATTATGAGCGCCCACGACGCCCGCTTCACCGGGAACCCCTCCACGGTCACCGTCGAGGGCGTCGACGTTCTGATGTACCACGGCGTCTCCATCGACGAAATCATCGCCGAGTACCCCGGCGACGACATCTCCTACGACAACCCCCACCGCGCGATGGAGCAACTGCTGAAGAAGCGCCACGTCGCCCCGCAGTTCGGCGGCCGCACCCGCGTCGCCCCCGAGAAGGAGGACTACCTCGTCATCGACGACGCGCCCGACGTCTTCCACACCGGCCACGTCCACAAGCTCGGCGTCGGCGGCTACCACAACGTCCGCCTCGTGAACTCGGGGTGCTGGCAACACCAGACGGAGTTCCAGAAGTCCGTCAACATCGACCCCGACGTCGCCACCGCACCCATCCTCGACTTGGACACGCTGGACGTGACCGTCCGCAAGTTCGCTTAGCCACTTTTTGCTGCGCTCGGTCGCTACCGCTCCCTCGCTTGCAAAAACTTGGGGAAAAAGCGCTCCTCCCTTCAGCCGCGCCCTCCGGGCGCGTTAGTCGGTCGTCGGCCCGCGCTCCCTACGGTCGCGCGGTGAGCCGCTCGTGCTGGCGGCTTACGAATCGCTGCGCTCCCCGTTCGCACGAACCGAGGCGCGTAGCGTCGTGAATGTCTGACTGTTCGGCGTCCCGCTTAGCTGGTGAGCCGCGTGACGAGCCAGATGACCGCGAGGAACGGCAACACCGGCAGCAGCAACACGAGCAGGCCCACCGCTATCGCGTAGCCGACCGCGCTCATCTCGGCGTTCGCCATCGAACGCGCGTGTCGTCGGACGCTCCGCGGCGCTTCGTCGTTCTCGTCGCTCATGTGTGGGCCTTCGCTGTCCGGCGGAAAAAGTCGTCCGGTAGACAGGACCGCTACGCGAGGTCGATGGCGGGGCGGAACGGCACCGCGCGGGACGCGCGCTCGGCGTCAGTCTCGGTCTCGGGGACGACGTCGATGTCGGCGTCGAACTGCCGGGCGAGGAAGCCCGCCGCGTTCTCGTAGACGTCCTGCTCGTCGACCTCGTCGAGCGCCGCCAGCTCGTCGTCGGAGCGCTCGCGGACGTCCGCCACGAGGTCCTGCACGAGGTCGTTGACCGCGTCGCCCTTCTCGCGCAGGCTCTCGTGTTGCATCACCTTCCCCATCACCGCGCCGACGTCCGTGCCGGTCTCGCGGACCGTCTCGTAGACGGTCCGCTTCCACGGCGCGGGCGTGAACACCGTAATCTGGTCGGGGTCGGTGTCGGTCACGTCGATGACCTCCCGCACGTCCTCGGTCAGCGACTCCACGAGCTGCTCCTCGACTTCCACACGCTCGGACTCCAGTTCGGGGTCGGCCTCCGGCCAGTCGTCCTGCCCGACGGGCTCGCCCGTGAGCTGTTCGTGGAGTTCGTTCGCGAGGAACGGCACGATGGGCGCCAGCAGGCGCAGTCGCGTCCGCAGCACCTCACGGAGCGTCCACCGCGCGCCGTCGCGGTCGAGGTCCGTGCGCTTGCGGTACCACGTCAGGTGCTCCTCGAAGTGGTAGAACGCCTCCTGGCTGGCGGCGCGCGTCTGGAACTCGTCCATCGCGTCGGTGGCGTCCCGAATCGTCGACTGGAGCTTCGACAGCAGCCAGCGGTCGATGCGCTGCAACTGGACGTCCTCGCGGTCGCCGACGCCCTCGGCGTTCTCGATGACGTCCTGCGCGCGCTCGTAGAAGCTCGCGAGCTGGTCCTGCGTGGTGCCGACCTCGTCGTCGCGCCAGTCGACGTCCTGCCACGGCTCCGCGGAGTTCAACAGCACGAACCGCACGGTGTCGGCGCCGTACTCCTCGATGGCCTCCGTGGGTAGCACGACGTGGCCCTTCGAGGAGGACATCGCGTCGCCCTCCAGCAGCACCATCCCCATCACGGTGATGCCCTCCGGCCACTTCGCCTCCTCGAAGAGGTCGGTGTGGTGGAAGAGGTAGAACGTGAGGTGATTCGAGATGAGGTCGTTGCCGGAGACGCGCTGGTCGACGGGGTACCAGTAGTCCCACTCCTCGCGGAGGTCCAGCGCTGTCTCGTCGGGGTCCTCGACGGCCTCGGCGCCGTAGAACAGCGTGTCGAAGAACTCGCGGTCCATCTCCTCCGGCGGCACGTCCTGCAGCCGGTGGGCGATGGTGTAGTAGGACATATACACCGTCGAGTCCGACAGCGGCTCGATGACGAAGTCGTCGTCCCACGGCAGGTTCGTGCCCAGCCCGAAGTTCCGGATGCAGGGCCACTCGTTGAGCCAGTCGACGGTGTGGTCCAGCTGGTCGCCCGCGCTGTCCGGGCGCGCGTCCAGCTGGCTAATCGCGTCGTGGGCGAGCTGCTTCCAGTCGTCGTCGCTGTACGTCAGGAACCACGTGTCCTGCTTGGCGACCTCGACGTCGCCGCCGCAGCGGCAGACGACCTCCTCGGAGAACTCGTACATCGAGTCGAACTCGCCGCTCGACTGGAAGTGCTCGGCCAGCTCGTCGCGGACGTCTTCCACGGTCGCGCCCGCGTACTCGTCGTACATGTCCTTCAGTTCGCCCGCGTGGAACTCGCGGTTGTACACCTCTTGGGTGGCCTCTTCGAGCGCGGGGTCGTCGCTCGATTCGATGCCGTGCTCCTCGACGGCCGCGCGCGCCGGGAACGGGTCGTCGTAGCCGTCCACGTCGATGATGGCCTTCGGCTGAATCTCCTCGACCTCGGCGGGGTCGATGCCGTACTCGCGCATCCGCTCGTCGTCTTTCTTGGCCTCCTGGAGGGCCATCCAGTCGTCCGGCGAGTGCGCCGGCACCGACATCACGACGCCGGTGGCGTTGTCCGCGTCCACGAAGTCCGCGGGCAGCACGAGCACGTCCTCGCCCGTGACGGGGTTGGTGACGCGCTCGCCGACCAGCGCCTCCCCGGTGAACCGGTCGAGAATCTCGACGTCGCGCTGCTGGAGGACGAGCTTCTGTGCGCCCTCGTCGCTGAGCAGCCACGTCTCGCCGTCCACGTTCGCCTCCACGTAGCTGGCGTCCGGGTCGATGTACGCGTTCGTCACGCCCCGCACCGTCTCCGGGCGCAGCGTCGCCATCGGCACTACGGTGTCGCCCTTCCGGAACTTCACGAGGGTGTACTGCTGGAACTCCGCCTCCTCGCCCTCCAGCAGGTCGTGGGTGGTGACGGGGTTCTCCTCGTTCGTGCAGTACTTCACCGGGTGGAGCCCCTTCTCCAGTCGGCCGTGGTCGCGCAGCGTCTCGTACTGCCACGTGACGAACTTCGAGTAGCGCTCGTCGTTGGTCGTGAACTCCCTCCGCCAGTCGATGCTGAGGCCGAGGGACTTCATGTTCTGCTTGTAGTGGTTCTCGATGAAGTAGCGCGCGAACCCCATCGGCGTCTCCAGCTGTTCGAGCTCGGACTCCGGGACGTTGTACGTGTCCCGCAGCACCGACATCTGCTCTTCCTCGCGCTCCTGGAGGCGGTTCACGGCGCCGACGATGGGCGTGCCCGTGACGTGCCACGCGATGGGGAACAGGACGTTGTCGCCCTGCAGGCGTCGGTAGCGGGCGTAGACGTCCGGCACCGTGTACGTGCGGGCGTGCCCGATGTGCATCCCACCGGAGGGATAGGGGTACGGGACCGTCACGAACGTCGCGTCCTCGTCGGGGTCGGGGTCGGCGTGGTAGCGGCCGCCGTCCTCCCAGCGGTCCTGCCACTTCCGCTCGACTTCCCGTGGCTCGTAGGTCATATCCGGTGTGACACTCTGCCGGGCCAAAAGCCCTCCCATAGTGACTGTCGCGCCCGTCGGGTTCCCGGCCGACCTCGCCGCGACCACCCCACGGAAACGCCTTTGCCGCCCCGGCGCCTCCGCCGAGCTCGTGGGCGAGTTCACCGACGCCGTGCACGCACGCCTCCGGGACGCGCTCGCCGCCCGCGACCCCGGCCGCGAGTGGACGACCGAGTGGTACGTCCAGCGCACGCCCGTCGACGTCGCCGGCGTCCCCGACGCCGACGCGCCGCTCGTGCTCGTGGAGGTGGAGATGCGGCGCGCCGACCCCGCGAACAACCCCGTGAAACTCGCCCGGCACGCCGCCGACGGCGCGTTCGACCGGCCGGTCGCCCTCGTGCACCTGTTCAGCGACTACTACGCGCTCGCGGACGGCGGCCACTCCTCGAAGCGCGAGAACGCCGAGTTCGTCGGCGGACTCGCCAGCGACGCGCTCGACGGCTTCGACTACCACGCCGTTGACCTCGCGCTCGCGCCGCCCGTGCGCGGCGACGACCCGCCGGCGGACTGGGAGGATGCGGTCGAGAACGCCGCCGACCGCGTCACCGACCGCGTCTGAGAAGAACGGGTCGCTACTCGATGTCGACGCTCGTGGACTCCTCGCTGGTGTGTACCTTCGGGAGTTCCACCGTCAGCACGCCGTTCTGGAAGGCGGCCGATGCCCCCGCTTCGTCGACTTCCTCGGGGAGCGTGACGCTCCGGGAGAGCGAGCGCTTGCTGCGCTCCCGGCGGACGTAGTTGTCCTCGCCCTCCTCGGTCTCCTCCTCGTGGCGCGCCTCGATGCGGAGCGTCCGGTCGCGGACCTCCACGTCGATGTCGTCCTTCTCGAAGCCCGGGAGGTCCGCGGTCACGACGAACTGGTCGTCCTCGTCCTCGACGTCGACCGCGAGCCCCCCGCCGGCGCGCTCCCGGGCGTCGTTCATCTTGTCCAGCAGTCGCTCCAGCTCGTCGAACGGGCTGCCTCGTGCCATATTCGACCGTTCACCGCGAATCCCAGAAAAGGTATTGGCCAGCCAAACTCGACAGCCGACGAGCATCCGCGAGCGCCAGCGGCGCTCGCGGTTCACCGCGCCGGAGGCGCGGGCGCCGAGGACCCCCGAAGGGGGTCCGACGGCGCTTTTTCCCCAAGTTTTTGCCGAGCGGGGTGCGCCTCCGGCGCACCCCCGCAGCGCAAAAAGTGGTTTCAGACGACGTGCTCGACGTCGTAGGAGCCGAGGCGGCGCACCCAGCCGTTCTCGGCGAGCGCTTCGATTTCTTCGAGGGCGGCCTGCGTGCGTTCCTCGTAGAGGCCGGCGTCGACGTCGATATGGAAGAGGTAGTCGCCGAGGCGCTCGCCGCTGGGGCGGGATTCGACGCGGGAGAGGTTGATGTCGCGGTCGGCGAACGGCTCCAGCAGTTCGAGCAGGAGGCCGGGGTAGTTCGCGTTGGGGTAGACGACGAACGAGGACTTGCCGCCGGCCTCAGAGCGCTCGCTGGGCGGCGCGACGACGAAGAAGCGCGTGGAGTTGCTGGACTTGTCCTGGATGTCGGAGGCGACCAACTGGAGGTCGCCGTCGGCGTTGTCCGGGTGCGCGATGCCGGCGACCGTGGGGTCCTCGCGCGCGATTTCGACGCTGCGAGCGGTGGAGGCGACGGGTTCGCGGTCCACGTCGGGGTAGTTCTCGTCGAGGTAGGTGCGACACTGCGCGAGCGCCTGCGAGTGGCTGGCGACGGTGTCGAAGTTCTCGCTCTGCGCGATGAGGGCGTGGCGAATCGGCGTGACGACTTCGCGGACGACTGCGAGGTCGACTTCCGCGAGCGCGTCCAGCGTCTCCGTCACCGAGCCCTCGATGCTGTTCTCGATGGGGACGACGCCGCGGTCGGCGTCGCCGTTCGCGACCGCGTCGGCGATGGCGCGGACGGACTCCACGAAGGAGATGCCGTCGTCGGTGACGGCGCTGGCGGCGCGGTGGGAGTACGTGCCGGTCGGACCGAGCGTGACCGTTTCCATGCGCTCGTGTACGCGGCGGAGGCGGGAAAAGACCGTCGGGGCGACAGAATTTGCGGGCTATCGGTTCAGCGTGTGGATGGCGTGGCCGAGCGCGTGCTCCGCGGCCTCCATCGTCGCCTCCGAGAGCGTCGGGTGGGTGTGGATGGTGGAGGCGACGTCTTCGAGCGTCGCGCCCATCTCGATGGCGAGCCCGAGTTCAGCAATCAGCTCGCTGGCCTCCGGGCCGACGATTTGCGCGCCGAGCAGGAAGCCCGACTCCTCGTCGGCGACGACGCGGACGAACCCGTCGCTGTCGCCCGTGGTGAGCGCGCGGCCGCTCGCGCGGAACGGGAACGTGCCGACCGCGGGCTCGAAGCCCTCCTCGCGCGCGTCGTCCTCGGTGAGACCGACGGTCGCGATTTCGGGGTCCGTGAACACCGCCGCCGGCACCGCCTGATAGTCCAGTGCCGCGGGCTCGCCGGCCGCGACCTCGGCGGCGACCTGCCCCTCCTTGCTGGCCTTGTGCGCGAGCATCGGGCCGGGCGCGACGTCGCCGATGGCGAAGACGTTCTCCACGTCGGTGCGCGCCTGCTCGTCGGTTTCGAGGCGGCCGTCGTCGTTCGGTTCGAGGTCGATGGCGTCCAGATTCAACGTGTCCGTCACGGGCTGGCGGCCGACCGCCACGAGCACCTTGTCGGTCTCGAACTCCGTGAGTTCGCCATCCTCGTCCTCGGCGGCGACGACGATGCCGTCGCCGGACTCCTCCCAGTGGTCGGCGGCGAGCCCGAACTCGAAGTCGATGCCGAGTTCCTCGGCGCGCTGTTTGACGGGCTGAGTGAGGTCGTCGGGGTAGCCCGCCAGCGCCTCGTCGAGCATCTCCACGACGGTGACGTCGACGCCGAGCTTCGCGAGCACGGTCGAAATCTCCATCCCGATGTAGCCCGCGCCCACCACGACGATGGAGTCGGGCAGGTCGTCCATCGCGAGCGCCTGCCGCGAGTCGAGGACGGGGTCGGCGTCGAACTCGAAGCCCGGCACCTCGATGGGCCGCGACCCCGTCGCGACGACGCAGTTCTCGTACTCGATGGTCTCCGAGCCCTGCCCCTCGCCGCCGTGGACGACGCGGAGCTTGTCGTTGCCTGCGAACTCCGCGCGCCCCTCCATGAGGTTGACGCCGCTGGCCTTGCAGAGCTTCTCGACGCCGCCAGTGAGCTGGTCGACGACGCCGTCCTTCCATTCGACCATCTCCCCGAAGTCCA
Protein-coding sequences here:
- the lpdA gene encoding dihydrolipoyl dehydrogenase; the encoded protein is MVVGDVSTGTDVAVVGGGPGGYVAAIRAAQLGLDTTLVEMDAYGGTCLNYGCIPSKALITATDVAHDAGNAEEMGVYADPDVDFGEMVEWKDGVVDQLTGGVEKLCKASGVNLMEGRAEFAGNDKLRVVHGGEGQGSETIEYENCVVATGSRPIEVPGFEFDADPVLDSRQALAMDDLPDSIVVVGAGYIGMEISTVLAKLGVDVTVVEMLDEALAGYPDDLTQPVKQRAEELGIDFEFGLAADHWEESGDGIVVAAEDEDGELTEFETDKVLVAVGRQPVTDTLNLDAIDLEPNDDGRLETDEQARTDVENVFAIGDVAPGPMLAHKASKEGQVAAEVAAGEPAALDYQAVPAAVFTDPEIATVGLTEDDAREEGFEPAVGTFPFRASGRALTTGDSDGFVRVVADEESGFLLGAQIVGPEASELIAELGLAIEMGATLEDVASTIHTHPTLSEATMEAAEHALGHAIHTLNR
- a CDS encoding DNA-directed DNA polymerase II small subunit, which codes for MPREPPVRVVRELTSRGYNAEREAVTLLAGASDPAAAVERAVDAAPDDALTLTTDHVREVVDDATPNASDSEADASGGDAPTAPTETAAAATATQSADPGPEAPTDETASATASTGATDDDIQPTESTTPVETKGVSEGQNAAGRRDGRDARDDSQRSVEIDGDITGESTGTGEYADFVATFRDRYDRLSKKLRGRVNHRPTDALDSMPGGSEAAVVGMVNDVRSTASGHWLVEVEDTNGVFPTLVMKDRDIADHVDELLTDEVIAVEGTISDDGGILFADELHFPDIPRTHSASTADRHVQAALVSDVHVGSQEFAADAWQAFADWLHTEEADPVEYLLIAGDMVEGVGVYPDQDEELDIVDIYEQYETFAEHLKDVPGDMEIVMIPGNHDAVRLAEPQPAFDEELRSIMSAHDARFTGNPSTVTVEGVDVLMYHGVSIDEIIAEYPGDDISYDNPHRAMEQLLKKRHVAPQFGGRTRVAPEKEDYLVIDDAPDVFHTGHVHKLGVGGYHNVRLVNSGCWQHQTEFQKSVNIDPDVATAPILDLDTLDVTVRKFA
- a CDS encoding DUF7535 family protein, producing the protein MSDENDEAPRSVRRHARSMANAEMSAVGYAIAVGLLVLLLPVLPFLAVIWLVTRLTS
- the pheA gene encoding prephenate dehydratase codes for the protein METVTLGPTGTYSHRAASAVTDDGISFVESVRAIADAVANGDADRGVVPIENSIEGSVTETLDALAEVDLAVVREVVTPIRHALIAQSENFDTVASHSQALAQCRTYLDENYPDVDREPVASTARSVEIAREDPTVAGIAHPDNADGDLQLVASDIQDKSSNSTRFFVVAPPSERSEAGGKSSFVVYPNANYPGLLLELLEPFADRDINLSRVESRPSGERLGDYLFHIDVDAGLYEERTQAALEEIEALAENGWVRRLGSYDVEHVV
- a CDS encoding S26 family signal peptidase, with the translated sequence MTNGDDVPDPRGGPRAALVWFLRTDHGAVMFVREAASSALTVAMVGLLLFSVSGVWPPLVAVESGSMQPNMERGDLVFVMEEQRFAPEYATGDTGVVTHQDATDHGYRQFGGLGDVVVYQPYGNARETPVIHRARFWVDDGENWYSKADPEYVDADNCEELRNCPAPHAGFITKGDNSVTNDYYDQTRGISSPVKPAWVKGTAEYRIPYLGWVRLTFAGTLTPGTTSADVASAGASGGGPAAIGADSTAENGSGVALAPVT
- the leuS gene encoding leucine--tRNA ligase, which gives rise to MTYEPREVERKWQDRWEDGGRYHADPDPDEDATFVTVPYPYPSGGMHIGHARTYTVPDVYARYRRLQGDNVLFPIAWHVTGTPIVGAVNRLQEREEEQMSVLRDTYNVPESELEQLETPMGFARYFIENHYKQNMKSLGLSIDWRREFTTNDERYSKFVTWQYETLRDHGRLEKGLHPVKYCTNEENPVTTHDLLEGEEAEFQQYTLVKFRKGDTVVPMATLRPETVRGVTNAYIDPDASYVEANVDGETWLLSDEGAQKLVLQQRDVEILDRFTGEALVGERVTNPVTGEDVLVLPADFVDADNATGVVMSVPAHSPDDWMALQEAKKDDERMREYGIDPAEVEEIQPKAIIDVDGYDDPFPARAAVEEHGIESSDDPALEEATQEVYNREFHAGELKDMYDEYAGATVEDVRDELAEHFQSSGEFDSMYEFSEEVVCRCGGDVEVAKQDTWFLTYSDDDWKQLAHDAISQLDARPDSAGDQLDHTVDWLNEWPCIRNFGLGTNLPWDDDFVIEPLSDSTVYMSYYTIAHRLQDVPPEEMDREFFDTLFYGAEAVEDPDETALDLREEWDYWYPVDQRVSGNDLISNHLTFYLFHHTDLFEEAKWPEGITVMGMVLLEGDAMSSSKGHVVLPTEAIEEYGADTVRFVLLNSAEPWQDVDWRDDEVGTTQDQLASFYERAQDVIENAEGVGDREDVQLQRIDRWLLSKLQSTIRDATDAMDEFQTRAASQEAFYHFEEHLTWYRKRTDLDRDGARWTLREVLRTRLRLLAPIVPFLANELHEQLTGEPVGQDDWPEADPELESERVEVEEQLVESLTEDVREVIDVTDTDPDQITVFTPAPWKRTVYETVRETGTDVGAVMGKVMQHESLREKGDAVNDLVQDLVADVRERSDDELAALDEVDEQDVYENAAGFLARQFDADIDVVPETETDAERASRAVPFRPAIDLA
- a CDS encoding Hsp20/alpha crystallin family protein; this translates as MARGSPFDELERLLDKMNDARERAGGGLAVDVEDEDDQFVVTADLPGFEKDDIDVEVRDRTLRIEARHEEETEEGEDNYVRRERSKRSLSRSVTLPEEVDEAGASAAFQNGVLTVELPKVHTSEESTSVDIE